CATAGAGGTCGGATCGAGTGATGATGCCCAGCTTCAGGCCGTCCTGAGTGCTCTGTGGTCCGCCGCAGACGTTCACGGGTGCTTCGGGCAGAGAGATTGTGAACCTGAAGAGCAGGATCCCGTGCCGTGCACGGTTGGCTCACTGACCGAGTTTGGCCACCTCCATGGTCAGGTCCGTCTGCCGACGGGCCAACTGGTCGTGTGCGGTTGTGTGGCGATCCGCGGCGGTGATGAATGCGGCGACTGGCTGGACTTTTATGTCCCCGTCGGTGCGCTGGGTCACGCGGGTCTTGCGTACTGGGACGGTCGGCCGTTCTTCAGGTCCGACGTGATGGACGAATGGCTGGCTGCCATCGGGACCGAAACCTTCAAGAGCGCCTCCTTCAGCCTGGGGGTCATCGGCTTCGAGGTCTCTGGTTGCACCGATGCATCGACGCTGGCAGGAAGGTTGCCGCAGACGCGGGACATCGGATATCTGCTTCCACAAGGCAACGTCCTGCACTATGGCGCCGCCAACACCTGAGCCTTGTTGCTCCGCGTGGGCACGAGCCTGCGGTAGCAGATGAGGGTGCAGGCGATGCTCGTAAAAGCGAGAAAGTGTTCCGCTTTGCGCTCGTAGCGGCGGTGGAGGCGTCGGCAGCCGGCGAGCCAGGCCATGGTGCGTTCGATGGTCCAGCGGTGACGGCCCAGCCGCGTCGAGGTCTCGATGCCCTTGCGGGCAATGCGGTGGGTGATGCCACGCTCGCGTAACCATCGCCGCAGGTGGGAGCAGTCGTAACCCTTGTCTGCGTGGAGCTTGCCCGACTTGCGTCGCCAACGTCCTCGGCGGGACCGGATCGGCGGTATGCCCTTCACCAGAGAGATGAGTGCCTGGCTGTCGTGCAGGTTCGCGCCGGAGATCCCGACGGACAGGGGCAGACCGGTGCGCTCGGTGATCAAATGGATCTTCGAGCCGTACTTGCCCCGGTCGACAGGATTCGGGCCTGTCAGGTCCCCCTTTTCAGGGCCCGCATGTTCACCGAGTCGATCACGCAGCGGGACCAGTCCAACTCGCCGCGGGAGCCGAGCTCGTCGAGGACCAGGCGGTGGAGCTCGGCCCACACCCTGGCCTTTGTCCACTCGGAAAAGCGCCGATGAGCTGTCGCCCCCGACGGCCCGAATGACGCTGACGGCAACTGCTGCCACGTACAGCCGGACGTGGCCACGAACACGATCGCGGCCAGCACCTCCCGGTCACCATGCCGGCGCCGTCCGCCACCCTGAGGCCGCGTCGGCGCCTCCGGTACTACCCGCTGGAACAGTTCCCACAACTCGTCCGGCACCAGCCGCTCGATGATCCCCACCACGACCCGACAGCCTACCCAACCGCCCAAATGAGATGACTTCTAAACGAGCGGCCTGCGGGGCGCGGCGCGCAGAGTGTGTGCACTCCCGCACCACGGCGCGCATCACCGTGGGAGCGCACGACACCGTGCGCACCGGTCGGGGTGCAGAGTGGTCCACCGTGGCGGCCCTGCTCGCCTACGGCCTCCGCCCGCAGGGCGCTGAGGCGTTCGTACTCGGCGCTCCGCCTGCGGCTGGCGGGATTACCCATGAGACGGCGGATGAGCTTGTTGATGCGGTCGGCGTCAGAGCGTGAGTGATCGCGAATGGGGAAGTGCCGGGACATACCGGTAAAGGTACGGCCCGGCACTGACAAGCGGGTTCAGCGGATGGGGCGGACCATCACGGTGAGGAGCGGGGAGGCTGGAGACGGTTGGCTCTGCCCGATGTCCTCGTATCCCCACGACCGGTAGAGCGCGTGCACTTTCCCGTCCCCGGCCGCCGGGTTGACCATGAGGGTCACGAAGGGTTCCTCGCGCGTCAGGAGCAGTGCGTCATGGATCCGCCGGGCGGTGCCTGTGCCGCGCCAGGCCGGGCCCACGCCGATCTCCTTTAGCGCAGCGGCCGGACGCTCGGTGTACTCGTCCGCCGGGGCCGGGGTGGTGCGCTGCCAGTACCGGTCTCCGCGCTCGATGGTGTTGGCGTAGGCGTAGCCGATCGGTTGGCCGTCCACGTACGCGAGGATGGCCACGAAGCCGGGCTCATCGCCGTGCCGGTCCAGGCGCTCACCGAACGCGGTCACGGCGTAGTTCGGCAGGTGGAGCAGTGGCGCCCGTACCTCGGCGTAGACGTCGATCAGGTCACCGCGGACGTCGTCGAGCGTGGTGTATTTGCGGAGTTCGATGGCGGGAGCCGTGGTCATGCGCTGGTCCTCCAGGCGGCCGTGTGCTCGGTCCAAGTCTGCGCGGTCGGGCTGCCTGGTGCGGTGGCGCGCAAGGCGGCCCCGAACTCTTGCAGCATGCGCGATACCCGAGCGTGTTGGGTAGCGGCACTTGCCGGGACCTTCATGGCGGCCGCGGTGGCGGCGTCGGCGTCGCCCTGTGCGAGCTGGGCGTGGGCGAGGCGGGTCATGGCGATCGCACGGGATCGCACCATGTAGGGCCGGAGTCCCGACAGGCAGCGATGGGCGTGGAACTCGGCCGTGGGGTAGTCGCCGAGTGCCAGGTACGCCGACAGGGCCAATGAGTCCAGCTCGGCCTGGTCATAGAAAGCGAGCAGCCACACCGGCCGGTAGGCCTCGGGATCGGCGCGGTTCATAGCATCCTGCGCCTGGTCGAACGCTCGGCGCGTGCCGTTACGGTCCTGGGCGGCGCCATGGATGGCTGCCTGCCGAGCCAGGCCGAGGGACGCGAACATGGGGTCCCGGCGGGTGATGTGCAGGCCCCGAGCGACATCGTTGGCCGCGAGGGCGTCGGCAGGCCGACCCATGTGCCGGTACATGCTGCCGACGTGGCTCCAGATGCGGAACTTGATCGCCTGGTCCCCGGACATCTCGGCGAGAGCCTGAGCCTCGCGCATGTGCTCCTGTGCTTCGGCATACCGGCGGCCGTCGATCGCTGCCCACATCGCCGAGGAGCGGAACGAGGCCGCGCACGCGTAGAGGTTGTTGCGCACTCGCTGAGTGGCGCTGCCAGAGTTCTGGAGGTTCAGCGCCTCGGTGGCGAGTGCGGCGGCGCGTTTCTCGATGCCGAGCTGTCCGCCGTGGCGATGGTCGCTTGCGACGATCTCGGCGAATCGACGCTGAAGGCGGTCGACGTCGCTCATGCCGATGCGGCGCGGAGCGGTGCCAGGAGC
This region of Streptomyces chromofuscus genomic DNA includes:
- a CDS encoding IS5 family transposase (programmed frameshift); this encodes MIERLVPDELWELFQRVVPEAPTRPQGGGRRRHGDREVLAAIVFVATSGCTWQQLPSASFGPSGATAHRRFSEWTKARVWAELHRLVLDELGSRGELDWSRCVIDSVNMRALKKGDLTGPNPVDRGKYGSKIHLITERTGLPLSVGISGANLHDSQALISLVKGIPPIRSRRGRWRRKSGKLHADKGYDCSHLRRWLRERGITHRIARKGIETSTRLGRHRWTIERTMAWLAGCRRLHRRYERKAEHFLAFTSIACTLICYRRLVPTRSNKAQVLAAP
- a CDS encoding GNAT family N-acetyltransferase → MTTAPAIELRKYTTLDDVRGDLIDVYAEVRAPLLHLPNYAVTAFGERLDRHGDEPGFVAILAYVDGQPIGYAYANTIERGDRYWQRTTPAPADEYTERPAAALKEIGVGPAWRGTGTARRIHDALLLTREEPFVTLMVNPAAGDGKVHALYRSWGYEDIGQSQPSPASPLLTVMVRPIR
- a CDS encoding XRE family transcriptional regulator — protein: MHPTRNEALVAWMKEHGHSSNSLAEAVNTAVERLTGRPGGHDGSSVRSWKSGRVQWPNSATRKAIEDVTGLPATALGFVPRGRAQSAPAPEQEDDMKRRTLVGGIAATAAAAAAAPGTAPRRIGMSDVDRLQRRFAEIVASDHRHGGQLGIEKRAAALATEALNLQNSGSATQRVRNNLYACAASFRSSAMWAAIDGRRYAEAQEHMREAQALAEMSGDQAIKFRIWSHVGSMYRHMGRPADALAANDVARGLHITRRDPMFASLGLARQAAIHGAAQDRNGTRRAFDQAQDAMNRADPEAYRPVWLLAFYDQAELDSLALSAYLALGDYPTAEFHAHRCLSGLRPYMVRSRAIAMTRLAHAQLAQGDADAATAAAMKVPASAATQHARVSRMLQEFGAALRATAPGSPTAQTWTEHTAAWRTSA